The stretch of DNA ATatctttttcaattaataaaatagctaattcattcaatttttgttGAGATATTGTTAATCTTCAGtaagattttatcaattttaattttgagaaCATTTTCTCCGTTGATGTAACAAAAACATGAGTAATTAACATTATACGCATTTGAAAAGGAATAAactctttatgaataattatgtcaattgagtgtcattttataatttgataatttatttgaaaataatattataatcaattcgaattaaataagaaatttgaatattattatcAAGTATAAAAATTTGCGTTAGCATTTTAATCGGTTGATGTAccgaattatattttaattaaaatatgaagatttaatcttaaatttggacattatataagcatcgaaattggaacttgattgattgtttatacataatttaaaaatagagagcttattatataaaaaaagccttgtaaattaattcaataattatttgagtctttaataataacaacataatTAACCCTTAATCGAATATCTACCTCTACCTCAAGTAACTCTTTTACAgcatttcatttcaaaatttaaagaataacaGAACTATATCATACCAAACTTGCAATTAATAATCCCCAAAACAAGCAGGAACCAGAACATATCAAGAACAATATCAAAACAGACGCAACAATTTCCAGTTTCATCTTCTAGTCACTAACAACAACTAAACAATTTCTGAATTGAAAAAACAGCACTAACAACATTTTCCATTGTAAACTCTTTCAAACAACAGCAGAGTATCACAAAACTGTCTGAATTTAAATGGCAATTCACAAGTCTGGATCAGCCATTAAGCTAACTTAGAAAATAAAGCCGTAATTGCTCACTGCCTCAAATCTGCAGTTAAGCTTAGTAACTTTGATTGCAACCAAAATGAACCTAATGGTTCTGTACTACTACCTATGAAATAATAAACATAGCTTAAACAACTTCATATAACATACTTGCATGCCTTAAAAGTCTTTGGATTAcataacaaaggaaaagaaacaaCAATCTTTCATGTATCAGATGTAAGATATCTATCAAACCCAACACCATTCCACCTAAGCTAAGCAAACTGGAACCAGATCTAGCCAAAAGAGCAGAGCATTACTAACAACAAAATATAAACAGACCAAGACGCAACAACAACTAAAATTACGcaaataatatttgtttggaaTTTGAGCAGATTAAGTATGCCAAACAACAACTAAACAATCATAAAGCTCATTAGCATGCCaaagaacaaaaacaaaagatCGAAAGCAGTTAAGTAGGAATAGCAAGGGAGAGCAGATTCGTCCCCTCAAGTTTCTCTTCACAAATCGCAGAGGAGTTTTACTTGGGGAGGAAAACTAACATGTAACCAGGGAAATCGGGGAAGAGTTCGATGAACAACAACCTGTAATGGGAAAAGGGAAATCGATTAACTCAAACAAATAATGCAATACAGGCAAGAATCGAAACAAACTATTTAGCCCTAAAATTATGTCTTTAAATAGAACATGCAAAACAAACTTTGGAAAAACCTCTGGAAAACTAACCGGGTGAATGCAAAATCGGGGAAGAGTGCGATGAAGAAGGTGTCTGAAATAAGAAAAGGGAAATCGATTTGGGTTAGTGAACAGTTAAAATACAACAGCAAATCGGTTCCTCCTTCttgataaaatgaagaaaatcAAAGAAACCCTAAACTCAAATCAATGACGGACTGAGTGGAAGGGAAAAGAAATTACCTGTGCAAGGAGGCGTCGGAGAATTAGAAGGTTGAGGACGAGGGCAAAAAACGGAATAGCAGAAAGGGGAAAACACGGATTAGGCAATCGGGGATGAGGGAGCGTAATAGTTATTACGTGCAATAACTGCATAGGGGGTAACCGATTACAAGCGGAATGTggttacagcgaaccaaacggcCGTTTAGCAGTGGGCCCGCTACATAGGGGGGGAATATGCATGCATTGCCCCCAACCAAACGCGTTGTTAGTATTACTTATGGCTCCAAAAGAGTTTTTAACTTAAACTAAGCCTTAATaaagttcataaaatttttaaagagaaATTATCTCCGAGAGGAGATCTTAGATTCCACAAATAGGATTAGAAGTTGACAAGTgtcatttaaatatataataaaatattaaaaataaacactttttaaaataaatattattatgagggtagtattatttttttcttttaatttaaaaaataaaaaacattatttgaatttatgtcGCTAACATCTGTAAGTTCTTTTATTTATCAGTTCAACCGaatctttatttttaatattatatatattatacatgacAAGATTTCAAGCTCCTAATTGACATGAAGACCTAATTTTTTTGACACATGCTATACCTATCCTGTTAACACAAAACAACGCAATTTACATATATgcattcattcttttattttaaattaatagaaaataatacattaaaattataatatgttttcaggaatggtaaaaaaaaaaaactttgaaactGACGGATTTTGATGGATTCGATTTTATAATgtcgatttttttttttacttcaatcaagttcagagtgaattaaatctcaaaatatttacaaaatgacctctattataatttttaattacaatTGAACCCCCTCAATCGAAACTCTCTTAACCgtaagttttataattattatttttatttgtgtatTAATTTTGTGTAGTGATGAGAAAAGGGTTGATAGttttacaccatgtttggttgggtgtattggcatagccattaCACCCCTAATCGTGGGCCCCACTCAATAcattgtttggttgggtgtattagCCTAATACGGGTCTATTCCATTACTGATCTAATCCCCAAATTCCACCGATTTCCAATCCCTTCCTTGTGCTCAGTTTAGGTCTGGATTGAGTTTtggtccctgttttaccctcctgaTTCACGCTTCTGTCTTACCCAAAATCCACCGTATTCTGTTTCTTCCTTCTACCTTTCTTCTCCACTCTCCTCACCTTTCTGTCTTACCTTTCTATCTCCACCGATTCACGCTTTTACCTTTCTGTTTTACCTCTCTTTGGCGTTACAACTGGACTTTGAACACCAATCAGAAAGCAGCCTCCTTCTCACGTTTTCTGTTCCTCTCTATCGGTGAAACTATGTTCTGTCCATTGGAACCGGTAAGGAAGATACaaccttattttttatttaaaaatatgttttcccAATGATTATTGGattaaatttcatccttttaatAGTTTTGTTTCTTGGTTTGGAAATCTAGAAATTGGATTAAAGGAAACAATAGAACACGGGTCTTTCACTGATAATAGTCCTACCACTTTTGACAAGGCTGTTGAAGATTTTAAAGCAAGCAATGTTGTGAAGGCTATGAAAATTGATTCACAAGACAGTAGTGGTGATGATTCAGAAGAGAGTGAATGAAAATGATTTCCTACCATCTATCTTTCACATCTTAAGACTATCATGTGGTCATTAGCTCAATCTGAATTACTTCTTTTTGTTATCATATCAAAAGCTTTTCGTTTGATATCTCACTTATCATCAACTATTTTCATTGGATTTGCAAACTGGAGAGCTTTTACTAACAGGGGTATGAATGGATATGCTGGAGCTAATACTCAAAGAAGGATTTCTTCAGATAAACAAGGACCTACTGTGGTTCATCAAAAGCCAGGGCCTTTACAAACAATATTTAAGCTCCTTCCAGATGAGGCAAGTTTCTTAGATTGtatttgtaagttttatttataaataaatttggcatgatatgGTTGTACTAACAAATAGGAGTTCTAGGTAATCCCTTTTAATCACTTCAGGCCTTGGGTTATCTAACAGGCATTTTCTTTCAGGTTGTGGAGCATAGTTACTCATGTGCACTTGAGAGATCATTCTTGTACCATGGTCGTATGTATGTCTCCGCATGGCACATTTGTTTCCATTCTAATGTGTTCTCAAAACAAATGAAGGTTAGGTTGTAATTTTGGTTAATAATTTACCAAGGTTTAGCCTGTTGAATTTCAGTAACCCTGTCAAAATATATGCTGAATTAATGGCAATTTTACCTACAGTAGAATCCAGAGACATGTAAACTTTCACATTAAAATCTCCCCATCTTCCTTTTCTAAAGGCAAAAACAATTGAACTATATAAAGATAGTAAAAGAAATAGATTTGACACCTTCTATGGCATTATAAACCGAAAAGAGATGTTCAGTGTTTCAAATCTTAACAATCCTTTTTTTACATGACAGGTGGTGATACCATTTGGGGATATAGATGAGGTAAACTTTGTTCTTCTGATAAGTTAGTTAAAGTTAGTTCTgtgatattaaaaaaattattttataaatgttaCATGAATTGACTTGACCATGGTGgagattatttttttttaatttgtttatgctTATAATTTTCATTTGGTTTATGCAGATTCGTAGAAGTCAGCATGCATTCATTAATCCTGCAATAACAATTATTCTTCGTATGGGTGCTGGTGGTCATGGTGTACCTCCATTGGGGAGCTCTGATGGTTAACAACTATATTCTTTTTACTAAATTCTTGGAGGCTGGtgggatttatattttttaatatcttgAACTAAAAGAGGATTGTACCTCAGTGATTTTATTTTTCTCCATCAACATGACATGAAGATCATTGTTGAcaattattctttaattttttttcttttcctagtTTGGTGTGATTTATTGATGCCTGCTTGAGTTTACAAAATGTGAGGTTTTTGGCTGCTTTATGGGGATAAATTTTGGCCAATGTACTGGCATTTAGCTGGTTTCATTTTTCATGTTGGCTCTCCCTACTTTTAGATTGCACTGCATTAAAGTTTTATGCATAATTGAGCTCAAAAAATAGTTCATGGAGGGAAAATTATTATGGCTTATTCATAGGTGTTTATTTGTTTCATACGTGTTTCTCCTTAGTTAATGGGCTGAAAGGTTTTTTGACTGTGGAAACAAGAATGTATTTGTTGAACAGAAGAGGAGTAGAGGGAAGCATCAAGACATGTTTCACTTGTGCATAGCATGATAGATATACTATTCTCTAGCAATCCAATGATTTCATATTCTGAATAATCACTCttctttatcatttaaaattatGCGCACTTATGGTCATTTGTACAGGTTTGTGTCTTACACGCTAGCGCCTTTTGTTTGCTCCATTCAGTTATGCATTCAGAGATCTTTCCTTTAAAGATCTCTATTATTAATTGGGAAGAGTTAATTCACTTTACAAGAGTGAGAGCCTGGTCTTAGCATGAAACCAGTAAAAGAGTGTTTATAATTTTTCCTTTGTCTATTTCAGGTAGAGTCAGGTATAAATTTGCATCATTTTGGAACCGGAACCATGCATTAAGAGCATTACAGCGCGCATCAAAGAACTACCATACAATGTTGGAAGCTGAAAAGAAGGTTTTCTTGCCTTTGCTCTATGATTTGTGAATTAACTTTTGTTGAACTGTAgtcttgattattattattttgatatgatCAGAGGCATTAGTTTTCTTCACATCCATAGAAACAgcaaaatttggtagctgaaagCTTTTCTTACTGCCAAAGAAGGGGCATTTACTTTCCATTTAGTATTAATTTTGCTATAATATTGTTGACATTGTCTGGGAGCTGGTAAAGATGACAGGATATTGGAAAATGTTAGTGCAGTAAATAGTTATTTCTTGGCCAAGTAGTAGGAAAATGTTGGATTATACATTGAGTTggattaaaaatgtaaagaagcAAGAACATATTGGGAATAAGTGGATGGAAAGATTGTGAAAGCTGAATTTTATAAGATTTCCTTTTCTAAATGATGAAGTATAGTTTTTCGGGGGCACTCTTTGAACCTGTGAGGTGCTCAATGATGTATTTCAACTACTCAGGAGTCTGGAATAGGAAGTGATATGGTTGGACCAATGAGAATGTGATGGGTGAATACATTTGTCTGTGAACTCAAATATAATGAAAGCTTATTTGTTGTTGCTATTGCTATTTGCTTTCGTGGTAACAAATTTATGTTTAAAGTAAAAGCTAGAGAAATGATGTATGGATATAAACTAAAACTATGTGAAGGTTTGAACTTCCAAGTAACTTAGAGATTGCTgaactttcaaaaaaatatatttttaactgATTATTTTTTGGTTGAATTAGTTTgttgtaatgattattggagcgCTACACGGAAAGATCCTTTTTGTAGGGCATACCTATATAGGTGTAGCAATTTCTTCAAGGTATTTCATTATTTAGCTTAGCAAATATAAAATGTTGTGTAGATAATTGTCAGTGATGCATATACTGGTAGGACAAAACTGAGACCATTTGATTTATAGTAATgcctttgtttcaaatatttccTCCTTAGTGATTATAGTGAGGGGCATATTTGTTGTCAATGTCCAGCTTTGATGCAACATGCTAatgtggaaaataaataaaacaaagaggACATATGATAGGGCACTATGTGAAGATTGTTTTAAAAAGTATGATCTAGATGTaagatatgttttttttaatagctGCCATATCTTCCTTTACTAACTCAACTTTGTTGTTTAAATCAGTTTATTGCCCAATTGttcaattaagaaaaataatgtgCTATGTTAGTGCTGAGGCAATGGGATGTCGTCCATATACTTTGGGTGGAATTGCAATAATAATTTTATGGCTGCTATAGTAGTTTGTATTGATGATCTTTTGTAAACAAGAGTGTTTATAATTTTTTCCCCACAGAATGAATGATGTTATTTGTAAACAAAAGCAGTCCTCAAAAATCTTCTCCCAAATTTTTTGTgccattaatataaatatataccggTTAATGTggtatattaataaataaaaggaaatgagtatataaattcatataagaatattgtcAACAAAATAGATATACTTAATACACTAAACCAAATcctcattctttattttatttgttttaaacttaggttaccttaattaaactaattttatatgtaataattaaattatatgtaataattattattttaaattatacaaattcataaaatataatttattagttataattattttaaattttattaaatcatatattttaattaaaatatatttaatattaattatttcaaattttcttttatagtatcatatattatgatttgagtaaattcatataagactattaattattaagaattttattaaattatatattttaattataatatatttaataattattattttaatttatattttacagtatcatatattatgatttgagtaaattcatataagaatattaattataaagaattttattaaattatatattttaattaaaatatatttaataataattatgtttaaatatgattaaattatttattattgatattaataatcttattaaaatttaaataaaataatttaccaaaacaaatttctgctaattattaagaattttattaaattatatattttaattaaaatatattaaataataattatgtttaaatatgattaaattatttatttttgataataaataatcttattaaaatttaaataacaataacaataatcatttaccaaaacaaatttatgctaagggtattctggtcattttagttttctccattatgctattacacctctattatattcaaccaaacacagttttactattacgcctctattccattacattcaaccaaacagttgatttgctattacacatctattccattacacctctaatccaatacacctctaatccaatacagcaaaccaaacgtgcccttagtGTTACTTGAGGTGTGGTTTTTGTATATTTCCccttgtttttataaatttatgcaACACCAATGCTTGGATGACTGTAAAATTCTCCACGTTGAAACTCGTATATATTTATGTTGGTTAAtggttaaaaaaaaatctaacttgtgAGTTCAAACATACTCGTAACATCAAATTAATTGATTTGGTtcttttataattacaaaatttgTTTAACGTAATAAAATAAATTCTGGTTGGAGTAAGAGTCGAAGTCGGAgtcaatttttcataaaatgttgGGTCAAGGGTCGAGgcagttttttttaatttaaaaaatgtagGTGGAGTTTCAATATTTGGGTATTTcctataagaaaaataattgaaaaggaTGAAAGTAGTAAATTGTAAGTTCGGAAAGTAAGAGCAAAATACTTAATTTGGTGGTGGAGTGATGGATGGAAGATTAGAGGCGATGTTgcaaataacaaactctttttgTTGGTAATGAAAGAAACAAGAGAACCGAATCCCCTTGGAAGGAAGGGCcagcttaaaaaataaaaaaaaaatgaattttttaaaatatttttaatagtggtttttttagatttttaaaaaggttaaaatatagtctcttattctttataaatttaaaatttaatcattatatttttattttcaggaatttaattctttattttctttttaaattttaaaatttaagtttaattgttgtcactctaaattattaaaaaaaattttacttgtcattttaaaattaaaagaaattcaatGGGCAATCATGTTGGTAAATAAATGatgaatataaattttaacaatattaataattaaatttaatatttaatatttaaaaataaaaaaaataaatttctaaaaataaaaatacatcaatttaggaaaattttgtaacttttttaaattatacatttttaaatttcatcttaacaatgttattaaattatttgagagaatttaaatttcaaaactaaaaaataaatgttGCTTTACTGGTAATAGTACTCCAATCATTTTGGATTTTCCGATTAATGACGACACCTCACACACAGAGGATTCCAGCCCCCTTTTTTACGCCGAGTATtaggaaaggaaaagaagaaaacgaAAACCCCAAATTTCAAAGTCCCTACTTCCCATACGGGGATTATACTCCCGCACAAAAACCgaaaaaggttttttttcttctttttccaacATTTTATTTTCCTTCAATCTAaacgaagaaaagagaaatgttCCTTTATCTATCATAGGAGTAGCTGCAAGATCTACTGATCCAGCTGAATCTAATCGAGgaattgttgaaatttttagaaattatgtccttttaaattttccttttctaGATTTTGGAAGACAAGGGAATGGGGGACAAGGAGGAGGAAGAAGAGTGGACCGGGACGGAGAGCGGGGATTTGACATCGGAAGACGAAGGAACGGAAGATTACCGGCGGGGCGGTTATCACGCTGTTAGAAtcggagacactttcaagaacgGTCGTTACGTTGTACAAAGCAAGCTCGGTTGGGGCCATTTCTCCACCGTTTGGCTCGCTTGGGACACTCACCGCTCCGTACTCCTCTTTCTCTCTAGCAGATCTTGCTTCGTTTCCCTTGTTGATCACTTCAATTATGCCCTACTATAATTAAATCTGCTTAGTTTACTGAAGAAGTTTGCCTTTTAGCtctatttatttggtttatttcagTAATATTTGATAAGACTTTTTCGATCCTTTAATTGAAGGAAAAGCATCTAGAAGAACCTTTATCATTTCATTTGTGTTAATATCGTGTTAAGACTTTTTGCCTAGAAAATAACGGAGAAAAATATAATGGATTGTAAAGAACGAATAAAAAGTGTTCGTTGCCACTCGCAAGTAGTCATTTGTTTGCTCGATCAATTTTGACTATGAAACAGCAGAAAAATCACTAAGAAATGTAGTctattctcttttaattttagttaaattgcttttattatgttatatttaataatttgtttttaaacTACAGTGTTATGTAGCTTTGAAAGTA from Gossypium hirsutum isolate 1008001.06 chromosome D04, Gossypium_hirsutum_v2.1, whole genome shotgun sequence encodes:
- the LOC107962290 gene encoding BAG-associated GRAM protein 1-like isoform X2; amino-acid sequence: MWSLAQSELLLFVIISKAFRLISHLSSTIFIGFANWRAFTNRGMNGYAGANTQRRISSDKQGPTVVHQKPGPLQTIFKLLPDEVVEHSYSCALERSFLYHGRMYVSAWHICFHSNVFSKQMKVVIPFGDIDEIRRSQHAFINPAITIILRMGAGGHGVPPLGSSDGRVRYKFASFWNRNHALRALQRASKNYHTMLEAEKKRH
- the LOC107962290 gene encoding BAG-associated GRAM protein 1-like isoform X1, which codes for MWSLAQSELLLFVIISKAFRLISHLSSTIFIGFANWRAFTNRGMNGYAGANTQRRISSDKQGPTVVHQKPGPLQTIFKLLPDEVVEHSYSCALERSFLYHGRMYVSAWHICFHSNVFSKQMKVVIPFGDIDEIRRSQHAFINPAITIILRMGAGGHGVPPLGSSDGRVRYKFASFWNRNHALRALQRASKNYHTMLEAEKKVFLPLLYDL